From the Brachybacterium sillae genome, the window CGAGGACAACATCGGGGAGGCATACCGGTTCTTCCGGTCGCGCATTGCAGCGGCCGACGACCCTGACGACCCACACGATCTCGCACTGATCGAGGCTGCCGTCGTTCGAGGGCTCGCGCTCGTCGTGGTCACGGCGGAGCCCGGCGACAACGCGCACCGCATCTTCGAGTCGCTCAACAACACGGGACTCCGGTTGACGCAGAGCGATCTGCTCAAGAACTACCTCTTCATGCGGCTCGGAGACCGGGCCGCGACGGTGTACGCCAACGTGTGGGTGCCGCTCGAGAAGCGCCTGGACGCGGACAACCTCGAGCTGCTGTTCTGGCTCGACCTCGTCCAGACGGATGAACGGGCCAAACAGTCCGACACGTATATCGGGCAACAGCGCCGACTCGAGCAGCTCACCACCGCTGAGCAGATCGAGGCCGAGGTCCTGCGCGTGGCCAAGCTCGGTGACGTCCTCGCGACGATCCTGAACCCGGAGGGGGAGCCGCACCCCGAGGTGCGACGCCGGCTGACCAGGATCCGCGCATGGGGGTCGACGACGGCGTACCCCGTCGTGATGCAGATCCTCGCTCGTCGTGCGGCCGGGACGGCGACCGACGACGAGGTCGCCGCCGCGCTGACCATCCTGGAGTCGTACTTCGTCCGGCGCATCGTCATCGGCCGGGCGACCGCCAACCTGAACAGGACGCTGCTCGACGCTGTTGGTCACGTGAGCGCTGCGGAGCGTGTCGATGTCGGGCTGCGCGACTACCTGTCCCGCGGCCGGAAGTACTTCGCCACCGACAAGCAGGTTCGTGACGCGGCCACCAGTGTGGCGTTCTACTGGCAGGGGCGCGCGGCCCAGAAGAAACTCATCCTGCAGTGGCTGGAAGAGTCGTACCGACCCAAGGAGATCGTCAGCCTCGACCCCCGGCACCTGACGATCGAGCACGTCCTGCCACAGACGATGACGCCCGCGGTGCGTGCGACGCTCGCCTCGTCTCTGGCACCCGGAGCCGACGTCGACCTGGAACACGAACGCCTCGTGCACACGCTCGGGAACCTAACGCTGAGCGGCTACAACAGCGAGTTGAGCAACAAGCACTTCGACGAGAAGCGTGAACTGCTCGCGAAGAGCGGTGTGGCGATGAACCTCGAGATCGCGAAGTCCGCGACCTGGGGACCGACGGAGATCACGGCACGCGGTGAACGCCTCGCCGAGCGCATCATCGAGCTCTGGCCGGGCCCGGACGAGAAGCTCGTCGGACCCGGCGACGAACCGTCAACGATCCGGACACAGGTCGCTGCGATCGTCGCGGCGATCCCCGCGGGGCGATGGACCACCTACGGCGACGTCGCGCTGGTCGCGAGCACGGGCGCGCAAGCACTGGCCCAGATCATCACCACCTACCCCATGGCGAACGCCTGGCGCGTCCTCCAGAGCGGAGGGGCCGTCTCTCCGGGCTTCCGGTGGTCCGAACCCGGCCGGACCGACGACCCGCGCGACGTTCTGGAAGACGAGGGAGTGACCTTCGGCGCCGACGGGCGTGCCGATGCCGCGCAGTTCATCGGTGCCGAAGAACTTGCGGCTGAGGCTGGACTCGATGTCGATGAGGCGACCGTGGCTGCGTGGCGCGCACGCTCGCACGGAACAGGCTCCGGCGGATCGAAGGTCACCCCACTCAGACTCGCGCGCCGAGAGTTCTTCAGAAAGGTCAGAGAGGCCGGGCTCGCTGGGGCACCGCACGTGGCCGGCTGGCGCACGCCGCCCCTCCACTACTGGTACGACGTGGCCGTGGGCGACTCGCGATGCCACATCTCCCTGCAGGTCATCACACACACGAAGACCCTTCGAGCGATGTTGTGGATCGTGAACGACATGGAACTCTTCGAGGCACTTCATAGTCGACGAGAGGCCATCGAGGCGGACCTCGGCTTCACGGTCGAGTGGGACCCCATGCCGGAGCACAACGCGTCGAAACTCGAGGTCACCCGTCCAGGGGACATCTTGGACGACGCCGAGGTCCCCGAATTGGTCGAGTGGTTCGTCGAAAAGGCCGACGCTTTCGCCAAGGTGCTGCCCGCGTACCTCGCGGATGTCTGAGCGGTTGACCACGTCAACGGTCCGCACGAGCCACTACCCGCCGCACCCGCGCCTCTTGGACCTGTGCGACGAGTACGGCCTGTACGTCATCGACAAGAACGACTTCGCGACCCACGGCTTCGACTGCACGGCTGGCGCAACAACCCACCGACGACGAGTCGCGGGCGCCCGTCCTCGCCGACCGGGCCAACTGCACTGTCCGCCGCGATGGCCATCACCCGAGCACCGTCACGTGGTCGCTCGGCAACGAGTCGGGTGCCGGCGGCAACGTCGAGGTCATGCCGCAACGGTCCGCGCGCTCGACGCCACCGTGCACGACGAGGGCGATTGGACCGGCGCGCGCGTCGACGTCTACTCGCGCATGTACCCCGATCGAGGAGATGGCGCTCATCGCCCGCGGTGAGGAGGAGCCGCTGCCCGATGCCGCGATCGACGCCCGCCGTCGGCCCTGCCCTTCGTCCTCTGCGAGTACGCGCTTGCCATGGGCAACGGACCGGGCGGCCAGACGGAGGAGATCGACCTCGTCGCCGGCTCCAACCCCATGATTCGGCGCGCTTGTGTGGGAGTGGGTCGACCACGGATCGCCCGCCCGCACGCCCGACGGCACCCGTTCTACGGGCTCGAGACCGAACGCGCATGTCGTCACGGCCGCCGGACGTGCTGCCCGAAGCCTCTTGGCAATGCTGGATAGAAGCCTCACATGATCGTGCGAAGCATGAGCGGTTCTTATCCAGGCGCCCAGCCTGTATGGGATGAATGCACCGTCGGCGCTCTGGTTGCGATGCACTGACAGCTTCGACGCCCCGGCACTAACTGTGTACAGGTCCGGCGTCCCTGTACACGGTGAGGAACGCTGAGGCATGCTCGACGTCATACCGGGTGCTGCGGTTCACTGCCGGACGACGGACGCTGCCAGGCGCGCGGGCGCCTGGATGCAGTAGGAGTCGGTGAGCAGCTCGGCGAGCTCCGACCAGTCGGTGCGTTCGTCGAGCAGCATGCCGACGACGTCGGTGCCCCAGCCGGCCCTGAAGTACGGCTCGCCGAGGTGCTCGAACGCCGCCACCTCCTCCGGCTCGGCCCGGAAGACGATGCGGAAGCACTGGTCCTCGCCGCCGAACACGTGCGCCACCGTGTTCCCGCGCACGCGCCAGCGCACGCCGGTCCAGGCGTCCTCCTCGACGCACTCGGGGAAGTCGAGCAGGGCACTCAGCCGTTCGACGACGTCGAGCGGGACATCAGGTCTGTCGGGCACGCCACGAACCTGCCACGTGCCGCTGACATCCGCCGCGAGGTGCGGGGCATGGTTCGGGCGGGTCTTGGGCTACTCGTGGGACCCCAGCGTGTCCAGCAGGCGCCGGGCGTGCTCCTCGAGGGAGTCGAGCTCCGTCGTCGCGGCGCTGTGCAGGAGATCGACGTCGACGATGACGTACTCGTGGACCAAGATGTTGCGCATCCCGACCATGCGCCGCCATGCGTCACCGAACGCTGCCGCCACAACTCCGTCTTCCACCGAGTTCGCGGCGATCAGTGCGTCTATCGCGGCGATGAGCTGCATCGAGACGGCGTCATGGAGCAGCGGGTCGTCAAGGTCGAGGCCTCGGTCAAGGTGCGCGCGTAGTCGGGCGACGTGATCGAGGGAGCGCTGGACGTGCCAGCGGGGACTACGCTGCGCTGGACTCACAGGGTGACCGCCTCGCGTGACACCGTCCGGGCCACGTCCGGCACGACCGAGGCGGAGTCGACGACATCGACATCGACCCCGAGCAGGTCTCGGGCTTCGTCCGCGAAGGCGGCGAGATCGCCCAGGCTCCGTCCGCGCGGCACGTCGACCATGAGGTCGACGTCGGAGTCGGGGCCGTCCTCGTTTCGCGCGACGGATCCGACAAGTCTCAATCGCCGGAGGCCGTACT encodes:
- a CDS encoding DUF4268 domain-containing protein, producing the protein MPLYQRVYSWGKKQLDQLWVDVAELADTLRTDPKASHFIGSLVLASSPDSGTIGIQKYLVVDGQQRLTTLTLLLAALRDHLYEVGDVERAQGIDAQYLINVYDAGKPHKVEPTQADRDAYSAVLGRSPSAGGEDNIGEAYRFFRSRIAAADDPDDPHDLALIEAAVVRGLALVVVTAEPGDNAHRIFESLNNTGLRLTQSDLLKNYLFMRLGDRAATVYANVWVPLEKRLDADNLELLFWLDLVQTDERAKQSDTYIGQQRRLEQLTTAEQIEAEVLRVAKLGDVLATILNPEGEPHPEVRRRLTRIRAWGSTTAYPVVMQILARRAAGTATDDEVAAALTILESYFVRRIVIGRATANLNRTLLDAVGHVSAAERVDVGLRDYLSRGRKYFATDKQVRDAATSVAFYWQGRAAQKKLILQWLEESYRPKEIVSLDPRHLTIEHVLPQTMTPAVRATLASSLAPGADVDLEHERLVHTLGNLTLSGYNSELSNKHFDEKRELLAKSGVAMNLEIAKSATWGPTEITARGERLAERIIELWPGPDEKLVGPGDEPSTIRTQVAAIVAAIPAGRWTTYGDVALVASTGAQALAQIITTYPMANAWRVLQSGGAVSPGFRWSEPGRTDDPRDVLEDEGVTFGADGRADAAQFIGAEELAAEAGLDVDEATVAAWRARSHGTGSGGSKVTPLRLARREFFRKVREAGLAGAPHVAGWRTPPLHYWYDVAVGDSRCHISLQVITHTKTLRAMLWIVNDMELFEALHSRREAIEADLGFTVEWDPMPEHNASKLEVTRPGDILDDAEVPELVEWFVEKADAFAKVLPAYLADV
- a CDS encoding MmcQ/YjbR family DNA-binding protein, yielding MPDRPDVPLDVVERLSALLDFPECVEEDAWTGVRWRVRGNTVAHVFGGEDQCFRIVFRAEPEEVAAFEHLGEPYFRAGWGTDVVGMLLDERTDWSELAELLTDSYCIQAPARLAASVVRQ
- a CDS encoding DUF86 domain-containing protein; this encodes MSPAQRSPRWHVQRSLDHVARLRAHLDRGLDLDDPLLHDAVSMQLIAAIDALIAANSVEDGVVAAAFGDAWRRMVGMRNILVHEYVIVDVDLLHSAATTELDSLEEHARRLLDTLGSHE
- a CDS encoding nucleotidyltransferase family protein, coding for MAWKVAAHRKELRRLTEKYGLRRLRLVGSVARNEDGPDSDVDLMVDVPRGRSLGDLAAFADEARDLLGVDVDVVDSASVVPDVARTVSREAVTL